A genomic region of Streptomyces rimosus contains the following coding sequences:
- a CDS encoding TIGR03086 family metal-binding protein, whose translation MSQHEKDKNGSDAGGKGDHDVLLRRHGEAIALFGSRVHRVRDDQWDAPTPCAEWSVRDLVGHLTVEQLWVPRLVRDGATIEEVGDDYDGDQLGDDPAGAWDRAAVAAVAAFSEPGALDRTVHLSSGPSSAAAYCSQMMMDAVVHSWDLSRAIGADERLPPELASAALREVEPYADELADTSMFADPVTPPPGADDLTRLLCLLGRRP comes from the coding sequence ATGAGCCAACACGAAAAGGACAAGAACGGTTCCGATGCAGGCGGAAAGGGTGATCACGATGTGCTGCTGCGTCGGCACGGCGAGGCCATCGCCCTGTTCGGCAGCCGGGTGCACCGGGTGCGCGACGACCAGTGGGACGCCCCGACACCGTGCGCCGAGTGGTCGGTGCGCGACCTGGTCGGCCACCTGACGGTGGAGCAGCTGTGGGTGCCGCGCCTGGTGCGGGACGGCGCCACCATCGAGGAGGTGGGGGACGACTACGACGGCGACCAGCTCGGTGACGACCCGGCCGGGGCGTGGGACCGCGCGGCGGTGGCCGCGGTGGCGGCGTTCTCCGAGCCGGGCGCGCTGGACCGGACGGTCCACCTGTCCTCGGGGCCCAGTTCGGCCGCGGCGTACTGCTCGCAGATGATGATGGACGCGGTGGTCCACTCCTGGGACCTGTCGCGGGCCATCGGCGCGGACGAGCGGCTGCCGCCGGAGCTGGCGAGCGCGGCGCTGCGCGAGGTCGAGCCGTACGCGGACGAACTCGCGGACACGTCCATGTTCGCCGACCCCGTGACACCGCCGCCCGGAGCGGACGACCTGACCCGGCTGCTGTGCCTGCTGGGCCGCCGGCCGTGA
- a CDS encoding AMP-binding protein gives MDVAATPPAIRCAGVERSYPAFRQRAARIASGLHALGVEPGERIAIVLRNEPAHLEIAAGAALLGASAVPVNWHFRHDELSHVLGDSDSKVVFAHTDLLPAVAAALPARARLIEVPVPDGIAAACGFPCPPVTGDHPLLDTWLAGHPPLTEAAARRPSTVIYSSGTTGRPKGVLRDPVGEEQLAESVAKFLEYFAVRPGGRTLIPAPLYHASPSQHAVLALAGGLDITLMPRFDAEEFLRLVERHRVEQAQLVPTMFVRLLRLPKEVRERYDLSSLTSVVHAAAPCPPHVKHAMIDWLGPVLREYYGGSETGAVTWCDSQEWLAHPGTVGRAVETSAVAVLGPDGAPLPTGRTGEVYLKPSDTWPQFTYLGDPAKRAAMEAERLPGYVTIGDIGHLDADGYLYLSDRRSDLVISGGVNIYPAEIEGCLLGLDGVRDVAVFGIPDEEFGESLAAHVQPEPGAALTAEDVRAQVADRLASYKVPKMVVFEESLPRDESGKLFKRQLREPYWAGRDRAI, from the coding sequence ATGGACGTCGCCGCCACGCCCCCCGCCATTCGCTGCGCCGGGGTCGAACGCTCGTACCCGGCGTTCCGGCAACGGGCCGCCCGCATCGCGTCCGGCCTGCACGCCCTGGGCGTCGAACCCGGGGAGCGCATCGCGATCGTGCTGCGCAACGAACCCGCGCACCTGGAGATCGCCGCCGGAGCGGCGCTGCTCGGTGCCTCGGCCGTCCCCGTCAACTGGCACTTCCGGCACGACGAGCTGAGCCATGTGCTCGGCGACAGCGACAGCAAGGTCGTCTTCGCGCATACCGACCTGCTGCCCGCGGTCGCCGCCGCGCTGCCCGCCCGTGCCCGCCTCATCGAGGTTCCGGTGCCCGACGGCATCGCCGCGGCCTGCGGCTTCCCGTGCCCGCCGGTCACCGGCGACCACCCGCTCCTGGACACCTGGCTCGCCGGGCACCCGCCGCTCACCGAGGCCGCCGCCCGCCGCCCCTCCACCGTCATCTACAGCTCGGGAACCACCGGCCGCCCGAAAGGCGTGCTGCGCGATCCGGTCGGCGAGGAACAACTCGCCGAGTCGGTCGCGAAGTTCCTCGAATACTTCGCGGTGCGCCCCGGCGGCCGCACCCTGATCCCCGCCCCGCTCTACCACGCCTCACCCAGCCAGCATGCCGTCCTCGCCCTGGCCGGCGGCCTGGACATCACCCTGATGCCGCGCTTCGACGCCGAGGAGTTCCTGCGGCTGGTCGAGCGCCACCGCGTCGAGCAGGCGCAGCTGGTACCGACCATGTTCGTACGGCTGCTGCGGCTGCCCAAGGAGGTCCGCGAGCGCTACGACCTGTCCTCGCTCACCTCCGTCGTGCACGCCGCCGCGCCCTGTCCGCCGCACGTCAAGCACGCCATGATCGACTGGCTGGGGCCGGTACTGCGCGAGTACTACGGCGGCAGCGAAACCGGCGCCGTGACCTGGTGCGACAGCCAGGAGTGGCTGGCGCACCCCGGCACGGTCGGCCGCGCCGTGGAGACCTCGGCGGTGGCCGTCCTCGGCCCCGACGGGGCGCCGCTGCCCACCGGCCGCACCGGCGAGGTCTATCTCAAGCCGTCCGACACCTGGCCGCAGTTCACCTACCTCGGCGACCCCGCCAAGCGCGCGGCGATGGAGGCCGAGCGGCTGCCCGGCTACGTGACGATCGGCGACATCGGCCACCTCGACGCGGACGGCTACCTCTACCTCAGCGACCGCCGCAGCGACCTGGTCATCTCCGGCGGCGTCAACATCTACCCGGCCGAGATCGAGGGCTGCCTGCTCGGCCTCGACGGGGTGCGGGACGTGGCCGTCTTCGGCATCCCCGACGAGGAGTTCGGCGAGTCGCTCGCCGCGCACGTCCAGCCGGAGCCGGGCGCCGCGCTCACCGCCGAGGACGTACGGGCCCAGGTCGCCGACCGGCTCGCCTCGTACAAGGTGCCCAAGATGGTCGTCTTCGAGGAGAGCCTGCCGCGCGACGAGTCCGGCAAGCTGTTCAAACGGCAGCTGCGCGAGCCGTACTGGGCCGGGCGCGACCGGGCGATCTGA
- a CDS encoding acyl-CoA dehydrogenase family protein, with protein sequence MSGHDPLSPEERAVVDVVRDFVDRDVRPVARESEHANRYPEQLVERMKQLGVFGLAVPAPYGPAPVSAPCFALVTEELARGWMSLAGAMGGHTVVCSLLVRYGTPEQRERWLPRLATGEVRAAMALTEPGGGSDLQALRTTARRAADGSYVVQGAKTWITNARRAGLIALLVKTDPAAEPAHRGMSVLLAEHGPGMTVSRDLPKLGYKGVESCELAFDGFRVPGDALLGGREGRGFGQMMRGLEIGRIQVAARAVGVGRAAFEDSVRYARQRESFGKPIWRHQAVGNLLAEMATSLSAARQLVLHAARTYDGGQRSDLEAGMAKLFASETAMRIALDAVRVHGGYGYSTEFDVERYFRDAPLMIVGEGTNEIQKDVIVRQLMRRGGL encoded by the coding sequence ATGTCCGGTCACGATCCGCTCTCCCCCGAGGAACGCGCCGTCGTCGATGTCGTCCGGGACTTCGTGGACCGCGATGTACGACCGGTGGCACGCGAGTCGGAGCACGCGAACCGCTACCCGGAGCAGCTTGTCGAGCGGATGAAGCAGCTCGGTGTCTTCGGCCTCGCGGTGCCCGCCCCGTACGGCCCCGCCCCCGTCTCCGCGCCGTGCTTCGCCCTGGTCACCGAGGAGTTGGCGCGCGGCTGGATGAGTCTGGCCGGCGCCATGGGCGGCCATACGGTGGTGTGTTCCCTGCTCGTCCGGTACGGCACGCCGGAGCAGCGGGAGCGGTGGCTGCCGCGGCTGGCCACCGGTGAGGTACGGGCCGCGATGGCGCTCACCGAGCCGGGCGGCGGCTCGGACCTCCAGGCGCTGCGCACCACCGCGCGCCGCGCCGCCGACGGCTCGTACGTCGTCCAGGGCGCCAAGACCTGGATCACCAACGCCCGCCGCGCCGGTCTGATCGCGCTGCTGGTCAAGACCGACCCGGCGGCCGAGCCCGCGCACCGCGGCATGTCCGTCCTGCTGGCCGAGCACGGCCCGGGGATGACCGTCTCGCGCGATCTGCCGAAGCTGGGTTACAAGGGCGTGGAGAGCTGTGAGCTGGCGTTCGACGGTTTCCGGGTGCCGGGGGACGCGCTGCTCGGCGGCCGGGAGGGGCGGGGGTTCGGGCAGATGATGCGCGGGCTGGAGATCGGCCGGATCCAGGTCGCCGCGCGGGCGGTGGGCGTCGGGCGGGCCGCCTTCGAGGATTCCGTACGGTACGCGCGGCAGCGGGAGAGCTTCGGCAAGCCGATCTGGCGGCACCAGGCGGTCGGCAACCTGCTGGCGGAGATGGCCACGTCGCTGTCGGCGGCGCGCCAGTTGGTGCTGCACGCGGCGCGGACGTACGACGGCGGGCAGCGGTCCGACCTGGAGGCGGGCATGGCGAAGCTGTTCGCGTCCGAGACGGCGATGCGTATCGCCCTGGACGCGGTGCGGGTGCACGGCGGGTACGGCTATTCCACCGAGTTCGACGTGGAGCGGTACTTCCGCGACGCGCCGCTGATGATCGTCGGTGAGGGGACCAACGAGATCCAGAAGGACGTGATCGTGCGGCAGCTGATGCGGCGCGGCGGACTGTGA